ACAACTTGCTTGATGCATATTCAGCAAGTTCCACCTTTGCATGAGTCCTACAAGCCCCAAGCAATGCCACCCAAACTGCTGCAGTTGGCTCCATAGGCATTTTTGCAATAAGGTCCATAGCCTCATTCAAGCGTCCAGCACGGCCTAATAGGTCAACCATGCAAGCATAGTGCTCTGCCCCTGGCGCAACTCCAAAATCCTGGCTCATTctgttgaaataattcattcCCTGATCAACCATTCCAGAATGGCTACAAGCATATAGGACCACAAGAAATGTCACACCATCTACAGGCAGGCCAGCTCTCCTCATCCCATCAAAAACTTGCAAGGCCTCCTTGCCAAAACCATGCATTCCATATCCAGTCATTAACGTCGTCCATGAGATAATGTTCCTCTGACCCATGGTATCAAACACAACTCGAGCCGCATTGACATCTCCAGATTTAGCATACATGTCTATTAAGCAATTGGCTACAAACAGCATTGCAGACTCAAAGCGGTTCcttaacacataagcatgaatCTGTCTACCCAATCTCAGTGCGTTTAGACGAGCACAAGCCACAAGGGCACAAGATATAGTAAAAGCATTTGGTACTAGAAGCTTCTTTTGATTACTCGCCATCTCAGAAAAAAGATTTAATGCATCATTGGCTTCACCATGTTGTGCATGGCCACCAATCATCACTGTCCATGTCACTACATTCCTATCACTCTGTCCTACAGCCTCAAACATCCTACTTGCCACATTGATGGACCTGCATTTTGCATACATATCAATCAAACCATTAATAGTCATCAAATCATCCTCCAGGTCATTCCAATCTAAGTTCAGCATTTTCTTTATTGAATAACAATGAATTTCTCTCCCCTTATCTAATGCCCCAGATGCAGCACAACCCGAAAGGACAGAAGCAAGTGTCACAGCGTTCGGCTCCGAGTTTGAAGCTCTCATCATATCTCTAAACACATCAAGAGCCTCTTTACCCAAACCCCTCTGAGCATATCCTGCAATAACAGCACTCCACGTCACAACATTCATATGGATCTTCTCGCCACGCATTTTCTCAAATAAACCAAGAGCATCATCATATCTACCAATCTGCGCGTACCCTGTCACCATGGCATTCCATGTCACGACATCCTTCACCTCCATTTGCTCAAACACTCTCTCTGCTTCATCCATAAATCCACATTTTGCATACATATCCAACAAAGCATTCCCCACAAATATATCCTCTATTAAACCCCTCCGCAGAGCATGTCCATGAACTTCCTTACCACTACCAAACGCATTCAAAGAAGCACAAGCAGGTAATACATTTACCAAACTAACCACATCAGCACGCAGCTGGGAGAAACCAACTTTTGAAGTCATTAACGCAAACATTTCCAGCACCTTTTCAGCATCACCACTCTGCAAATAAGCAGCCGAAATCGAATTCCAAGAGATAACATCAAAAACATCTCTCTgggacatttcatcaaacatccGGCGAGCATCATCCAACTGTCCACATCTACCGTACATAGCTATAAGGGCATTACCAACAAACACATTGGAGTAAACAAACCCATCCCGGAAAGCAATACCATGTACAGAACCGCCCCAATGAAACCACGAGAGCTCGCCGCAGGCCTTAAGAATATACGGATACGTATAACCATCGGGCTGCCAGCTAAGCCTCAGCATTTGACGGAATATGCGTAGTGCATTTACGCAATCCTGAGCGTGAAGCACGGTATTCTTGATGAGGGTATTCCAATAGAAGACGGAGGCAGGGGACGGCAACGGCAGGAGACATTGAAGGGTCTCTAGTGCTTGTTCAGGTGAATTGGAGGAAACGGCTTCTTCAAGTAGTTTAATATGGTTGTTGGACGGTTGAAACTGTGAGGGGATATTAGTATTATTACTATTGATGGCTGCGGCGGCGGTGACGGCAGGTGCTTCCAGCAATTGTTTCTTCCTACTCAAATTTCCAACAGTTCTTAATCTCATCATCATCTTGGATCATCAGCCAATTTGGGAGCCTTTCTATTATTCTGGATTTTCAAATGCAACGGCACTATCCATGGGCAGTACCCATGCCCACCCAGAAGGTGATTTTGGGCGGGTCGAgattattttgatcatttttacTTTTTCAGGCTCATGATGACTTaagtttaggattttttttcttttgtggtgGGAAAAGAATTAAGCTTAGAAGTTTATTCCAATTTTTTAGATTTTgttagaagttttttttttttaatctaccATTGGATTGTTTTTGACAGTGTTATTATTTCCTACTTTATTAGCTTTATGGACCactaaaatataattatataaaagaAACTAGATACTCATAAAAATGGATAAGAATATTTACTTATCCTCTTAGATATTTCACCCATTTTCATTACTCATTTgacttctttcttcttttctctttgtgAAAACTAGTTAGAATGTGAGGTGCCTAGCTAATTATTTTGTGGTTAAGTATATACATTTTGAAGAATTTAGACccgtttgaattgctatttttaggagtttttgtagaaaaatatattgtatcaatttaatatatgtgagataaaaagataataaaaaaatgtgttcacgacaaacgtaaaaatttttatacagaaaatcacaattcaaaGGCTGGTTAGTCCAGCACATTGTGAAAGGTTTCATTGGTGGCTCCTCTTCAATGGGATGCTTCTAACACTGAACACACCTGAAAGAACAGAGCCAAAATGAATGTCTAGGCCAGTCAGTGGAAGAAAAGACTCCAAAACTGGATTTGTAAGTACTGGATTACTTTTTATAAGCAAGAAAGCATTGAGAATTAGATTCATATAAAGTTAGTAGACCTCAGTCTAGCAGTTAATGACCAGAAACATACCCATGAAGCTCAGAAAGTAAGACTTGCTGATAGATAGGCGAAAGAAGCAAATATCATATATGTTAGCCAAGGGTTCGAAGTACACTCCTAAATATTTGTTTCTAAACTGGAATTAGGAGGAACTTGTTGATGGAACAGGACAAATGAATAGCAAAACCTGCaatatgcataaatgtatatgcGGAAATTTCTTGAGCGAACAAGGCTGTTTGTTTCACAGCCCTTCTATTTACATTGATGCTTGGAGCATATTTACTGGTTTGGCTAATTAGTTGTTTCGCATCAAATCATTGCAGCCTGAAGCAAAAGGCTTAGCAGTCTATTTTACTGCAGTTTCTCTTACAAAATCCTATTTACTACTATGTATTTAAGAACCGTTGGATGCTTGTTTTTGCTTCATTTGGTTTCTTGGAGTTTGGTCTCAacatcttggttttcttttgtattgAAAGTTGGCTGATTCTGTTGTGTGTTCTTCAACAGGAAGGGTGGCTGTGACTCATGTCGAGTTGTCCCCTTCATATAGCTGGGATTTTGAGACTTCAAAGGTAGGTATCTTTATGCTGGTCCTTCATTGGATGAAGATGGTAAGCAGCCTATTATATTGTATC
The DNA window shown above is from Coffea arabica cultivar ET-39 chromosome 5e, Coffea Arabica ET-39 HiFi, whole genome shotgun sequence and carries:
- the LOC113687470 gene encoding pentatricopeptide repeat-containing protein At5g16860, which produces MMMRLRTVGNLSRKKQLLEAPAVTAAAAINSNNTNIPSQFQPSNNHIKLLEEAVSSNSPEQALETLQCLLPLPSPASVFYWNTLIKNTVLHAQDCVNALRIFRQMLRLSWQPDGYTYPYILKACGELSWFHWGGSVHGIAFRDGFVYSNVFVGNALIAMYGRCGQLDDARRMFDEMSQRDVFDVISWNSISAAYLQSGDAEKVLEMFALMTSKVGFSQLRADVVSLVNVLPACASLNAFGSGKEVHGHALRRGLIEDIFVGNALLDMYAKCGFMDEAERVFEQMEVKDVVTWNAMVTGYAQIGRYDDALGLFEKMRGEKIHMNVVTWSAVIAGYAQRGLGKEALDVFRDMMRASNSEPNAVTLASVLSGCAASGALDKGREIHCYSIKKMLNLDWNDLEDDLMTINGLIDMYAKCRSINVASRMFEAVGQSDRNVVTWTVMIGGHAQHGEANDALNLFSEMASNQKKLLVPNAFTISCALVACARLNALRLGRQIHAYVLRNRFESAMLFVANCLIDMYAKSGDVNAARVVFDTMGQRNIISWTTLMTGYGMHGFGKEALQVFDGMRRAGLPVDGVTFLVVLYACSHSGMVDQGMNYFNRMSQDFGVAPGAEHYACMVDLLGRAGRLNEAMDLIAKMPMEPTAAVWVALLGACRTHAKVELAEYASSKLSELECENDGTYTLLSNIYANAGRWKDATKIRFVMKQKGIKKRPGCSWVQGKNETATFYVGDGTHAMSEKIYDLLADLIDQIKIMGYVPETSFALHDVDDEEKGDLLVEHSEKLALAYGILTSAPGLPIRITKNLRVCGDCHTAMTYISRIIEHEIILRDSSRFHHFKNGSCSCKGYW